Proteins found in one Acinetobacter sp. XH1741 genomic segment:
- the pgaC gene encoding poly-beta-1,6-N-acetyl-D-glucosamine synthase, with translation MRVFLDILFAFAFLYPLLMAWTWMVGGLWFFFKREYHEQQLPEPSNEGCSIIIPCFNEEAQVRQTIRYALQTKYPNFEVIAVNDGSSDRTAEILDELAAQDTRLRVVHLAENQGKAVALKSGVLVSKYEYLVCIDGDALLHPHAVLWLMQPFLNFPRIGAVTGNPRILNRSSILGKLQVGEFSSIIGLIKRAQRTYGRIFTVSGVIVAFRKTALVRVGFWSDDKITEDIDISWKLQMDHWDIQYIPQALCYIYMPETFKGLWKQRLRWAQGGVEVLLEYIPKMFKIRLRRMWPVMLEALVSIVWSYVMILIFILFFVGLFFDLPQQFQINSLMPQWYGVILGGTCLVQFLVSLWIDHRYDRGRFFRNYFWVIWYPLFFWLLTLFTSVVAVPKTIFNTKKRARWVSPDRGFRGDNS, from the coding sequence ATGAGAGTATTCCTCGATATTCTATTTGCTTTTGCCTTTTTATATCCGCTACTTATGGCTTGGACATGGATGGTAGGTGGTCTCTGGTTTTTCTTTAAACGGGAATATCATGAACAGCAGTTACCTGAACCCTCAAATGAAGGGTGCAGTATTATTATTCCTTGTTTTAATGAAGAAGCACAGGTACGGCAAACTATTCGCTATGCCTTGCAAACAAAATATCCAAATTTTGAAGTTATTGCTGTCAATGATGGTAGTAGTGACAGAACGGCAGAAATTCTTGATGAACTTGCAGCTCAAGATACTCGATTGCGGGTCGTACACTTGGCAGAAAACCAAGGTAAGGCAGTAGCTTTAAAATCGGGTGTATTGGTGAGTAAATACGAATATTTAGTTTGTATTGATGGAGATGCTTTGCTGCATCCGCATGCTGTTCTTTGGCTCATGCAACCATTTCTAAACTTCCCGCGAATTGGTGCCGTTACGGGTAATCCTAGAATTTTAAATCGCTCAAGTATTTTAGGAAAATTACAGGTGGGTGAGTTTTCTTCAATTATTGGATTAATTAAACGGGCACAGCGTACGTATGGACGTATTTTTACGGTATCGGGTGTCATTGTAGCATTTAGAAAAACTGCCTTGGTCCGTGTTGGTTTCTGGTCTGATGACAAAATTACTGAAGATATTGATATCTCGTGGAAGCTTCAAATGGACCATTGGGATATCCAATATATTCCGCAAGCACTTTGTTATATTTATATGCCTGAAACTTTTAAGGGTCTTTGGAAGCAGCGTTTACGTTGGGCACAAGGTGGAGTGGAAGTATTATTAGAATACATCCCTAAAATGTTCAAAATTCGTCTGCGCCGTATGTGGCCCGTTATGCTGGAAGCTTTGGTCAGCATTGTTTGGTCATATGTCATGATTTTGATCTTTATTCTATTTTTTGTAGGATTGTTCTTTGATTTGCCTCAGCAATTTCAGATTAATTCACTGATGCCTCAGTGGTATGGCGTGATATTAGGTGGAACATGTCTTGTCCAGTTTTTAGTAAGTTTATGGATAGACCATCGTTATGATCGTGGCCGATTTTTTAGGAATTATTTTTGGGTAATTTGGTACCCATTGTTTTTCTGGCTACTCACCCTGTTTACCAGTGTTGTTGCAGTACCTAAAACTATATTTAACACGAAAAAGCGTGCTCGTTGGGTTAGCCCAGACCGAGGTTTCCGTGGAGATAATTCATGA